A stretch of Clostridium sp. BJN0001 DNA encodes these proteins:
- the mnmA gene encoding tRNA 2-thiouridine(34) synthase MnmA produces the protein MKKKVLVGMSGGVDSSVAAYLLKEQGYDVIGATMQIWQEDNDYEEKEGGCCSFSAVNDARMVCDKLGIPFYVLNFRDYFKDKVIDNFVQEYIDGRTPNPCIQCNKYLKFNELLRRARGIGADYVATGHYAKVTQKDGRFLLLRSDDDHKDQTYALYNLTQDQLSATLMPCGEYEKPEIREIAKKIGLAVHNKKDSEEICFISDNDHGKYIKSCKPDRVRPGNFVDKDGHILGRHKGIVYYTIGQRKGLGLSLGRPVFVTGINARTNEVVIGAEDDIFKDELIATDLNFIPFDNLEKEMNVKAKIRYSAKQADAVIKPYKNGSVHVKFLQKQRAITLGQSVVFYDGNIVVGGGIISKIL, from the coding sequence ATGAAAAAGAAAGTATTGGTTGGTATGAGTGGTGGAGTAGATAGTTCTGTCGCTGCATATCTTTTAAAAGAGCAGGGATACGATGTTATAGGTGCAACAATGCAGATATGGCAGGAAGACAATGACTATGAAGAAAAAGAAGGTGGATGTTGTTCTTTTTCTGCAGTAAATGATGCAAGAATGGTTTGCGATAAGCTTGGTATACCTTTTTATGTTTTAAATTTTAGAGATTATTTTAAAGACAAAGTAATAGATAATTTTGTTCAAGAATATATAGACGGAAGAACTCCAAATCCATGTATTCAGTGTAATAAATATTTGAAATTCAATGAGCTTTTAAGAAGAGCAAGGGGAATAGGCGCAGACTATGTGGCAACAGGTCATTATGCAAAAGTTACTCAAAAAGATGGCAGATTTCTTCTTTTAAGGTCTGATGATGACCATAAGGATCAGACATATGCATTATATAATCTTACTCAGGATCAATTAAGTGCGACACTTATGCCATGTGGAGAATATGAGAAACCTGAAATAAGAGAGATTGCAAAAAAGATTGGTCTTGCAGTTCATAATAAGAAAGACAGTGAAGAGATATGCTTCATTTCAGACAATGATCATGGAAAATATATAAAGTCATGTAAACCAGATAGAGTAAGACCTGGTAACTTTGTAGATAAAGATGGCCATATATTAGGTCGTCACAAAGGAATTGTATATTATACTATAGGTCAAAGAAAAGGTCTTGGATTATCACTTGGAAGACCTGTATTTGTTACTGGTATAAATGCTAGAACAAATGAAGTTGTTATCGGTGCTGAAGATGATATATTTAAAGATGAACTGATTGCTACAGATTTAAACTTTATACCGTTTGATAATCTTGAAAAAGAAATGAACGTAAAAGCTAAAATAAGATATTCAGCAAAGCAAGCTGATGCTGTTATAAAACCTTATAAAAATGGAAGTGTACATGTTAAGTTCCTTCAAAAACAACGTGCTATAACTTTAGGACAGTCGGTTGTATTTTATGATGGAAATATAGTAGTAGGCGGCGGAATAATATCTAAGATTCTTTAA
- the nifU gene encoding Fe-S cluster assembly scaffold protein NifU, whose product MIYSDKVLEHFKNPRNVGEIENADGVGEVGNPKCGDIMKIYLKVEDNIIKDVKFKTFGCGSAIASSSMATELIKGKTIDEAWELTNKAVAEALDGLPPIKMHCSVLAEDAIHKAINDYRKKHNLEEKPMNSHSDDVHEQVQEN is encoded by the coding sequence ATGATATATAGTGATAAGGTATTAGAACATTTTAAAAACCCAAGAAATGTAGGAGAAATAGAAAATGCAGATGGAGTAGGAGAGGTTGGAAATCCTAAGTGCGGTGATATAATGAAGATATATCTAAAAGTTGAAGACAACATAATTAAAGATGTAAAGTTTAAAACTTTTGGATGTGGAAGTGCAATTGCATCATCTTCTATGGCTACAGAATTAATAAAAGGCAAGACAATAGATGAAGCATGGGAACTTACAAATAAAGCGGTTGCTGAAGCACTTGATGGACTTCCTCCTATAAAAATGCATTGCTCAGTTTTAGCTGAAGATGCTATTCATAAAGCTATTAATGATTACAGAAAAAAACATAATCTTGAAGAAAAGCCAATGAATTCACATAGCGATGATGTTCATGAACAAGTACAGGAAAATTAG
- the nifS gene encoding cysteine desulfurase NifS: MKTVYMDYSATTYVKPEVLQEMLPYFTEKFGNPSSFYGISRETKRAIDIARERVAKAINCLPEEVYFTGGGSESDNWALKGIASAHRNEGNHIITTKIEHHAILHTCQYLEKLGFDITYLDVDEEGFINIDELKNAITDKTILVSVMFANNEIGTIEPIKEIGEICREKNVIFHTDAVQAVGNIPVDVKEMNIDMLSLAGHKIYGPKGIGVLYIKKGIKIDNLIHGGGQERGRRAGTENIASIVGIGKAIEIVTENLKPHMEKMTKLRDKLIDNLLKIPYSRLNGPRGDKRLPGNTNICFRFIEGESILLSLDFKGICASSGSACTSGSLDPSHVLLAIGLPHEIAHGSLRLTLGYGSTEEDVDYLLKELPPIIERLRNMSPLWDEFKKGEK, from the coding sequence ATGAAAACTGTTTATATGGATTATTCAGCAACAACTTATGTAAAGCCTGAAGTTCTACAAGAGATGCTTCCATATTTTACTGAAAAATTTGGAAATCCATCATCTTTTTATGGAATTTCTAGAGAGACTAAAAGAGCTATAGATATAGCAAGAGAAAGAGTAGCTAAGGCTATTAATTGTCTTCCTGAGGAAGTATATTTTACAGGTGGAGGATCTGAGTCGGATAACTGGGCTCTAAAAGGTATAGCATCAGCTCATAGAAATGAAGGAAATCATATAATAACAACTAAGATCGAGCATCATGCAATTCTTCATACTTGTCAGTATCTTGAGAAGCTTGGATTTGATATTACATATTTAGATGTTGATGAAGAAGGATTTATAAATATTGATGAATTAAAAAATGCGATTACAGATAAGACAATACTTGTATCTGTAATGTTTGCAAATAATGAAATTGGAACTATAGAGCCAATAAAAGAAATTGGCGAAATATGTAGAGAAAAGAATGTGATTTTTCATACAGATGCGGTTCAAGCAGTAGGAAATATTCCAGTAGATGTAAAAGAAATGAATATAGATATGCTTTCTCTTGCTGGTCATAAAATTTATGGACCAAAGGGAATAGGTGTCCTTTATATAAAAAAAGGTATAAAGATTGACAATCTAATTCATGGAGGCGGACAAGAAAGAGGCAGAAGAGCTGGAACAGAAAATATAGCTTCTATAGTTGGAATTGGAAAAGCTATTGAGATTGTTACAGAGAATCTTAAACCTCATATGGAAAAGATGACAAAACTTAGAGATAAATTAATTGATAATTTATTAAAGATACCATATTCAAGATTAAATGGTCCAAGGGGCGATAAACGTCTTCCTGGAAATACAAATATATGTTTTAGATTTATTGAAGGTGAATCAATACTTCTTTCTTTAGATTTTAAAGGAATATGTGCATCAAGTGGAAGTGCATGTACATCAGGTTCATTAGATCCATCTCATGTTCTTCTTGCAATAGGACTTCCTCATGAAATTGCACATGGTTCATTAAGACTTACACTTGGATATGGTTCTACTGAAGAAGATGTAGATTATCTTTTAAAAGAACTTCCTCCAATTATAGAGAGATTAAGAAATATGTCACCTTTATGGGATGAATTTAAGAAAGGAGAAAAATAA
- a CDS encoding Rrf2 family transcriptional regulator — protein sequence MKLSTKGRYGVRAMVDLASNYGTTPVSIKTISERENLSEYYLEQLFSPLRRANLIRSIRGAQGGYILCRKPNEITVGDIITVLEGPIEIADCIDGLSCDNVDTCATKKVWEKVKKSIDDVLNSITLKDIIDDYKKASEKNSKIKIADGSDK from the coding sequence ATGAAACTTTCAACTAAAGGAAGATATGGAGTAAGAGCCATGGTAGATTTAGCATCTAATTATGGAACAACCCCAGTTTCTATAAAAACGATATCCGAGAGAGAAAATCTTTCAGAATATTATCTAGAACAACTTTTTAGTCCTTTAAGGAGAGCGAATCTAATAAGAAGTATAAGAGGAGCACAAGGTGGATATATATTATGTAGAAAGCCAAATGAAATTACTGTTGGAGATATTATAACAGTACTTGAAGGACCAATTGAAATAGCAGATTGTATAGATGGTCTATCATGTGATAATGTTGATACATGTGCGACTAAAAAAGTATGGGAGAAAGTGAAAAAGAGCATTGATGATGTTCTAAATTCTATTACTCTTAAAGATATTATTGATGATTATAAAAAAGCATCAGAGAAAAATTCTAAAATAAAAATTGCAGACGGGAGTGATAAATAA
- a CDS encoding replication-associated recombination protein A — protein MRPLADLMRPSLLEDFAGQKSIIGEGKPLYNLIKNKNICNCIFYGPPGTGKTTLANIMAKYVDKKFYKINATIANLSDIKEITNDSLNLLNYNGIVLYIDEIQDFNKKQQQSLLEFIEDGRITLIASTTENPFFVLHKAIISRCNIFKFEPLETEDIIDGLQKAVKKLIDKGIKVECDDDAFKYIADISQGDYRKAYNILELSVNSQVKEIIKIDKKYVESLGQSSMRADNSGDEFYNLLSALQKSIRGSDPDASIHYLAKLVRSGNLNAIVRRIGVIAAEDIGLSCPNALSVINSGIELCLKIGFPECRIVLSEMVIYLATLPKSNSAYLAIESALSDLDNTKCSDMPVYLKDSHYSGAEKLGVTGYKYPHDYNYDYVKQEYMPKELKNKKYYIEKQNKYEQSLKKYWEKIKS, from the coding sequence ATGAGGCCGTTAGCAGATTTGATGAGACCTTCCTTACTTGAAGATTTTGCAGGACAAAAAAGCATTATAGGTGAAGGAAAGCCTCTTTATAATCTTATAAAGAATAAAAATATATGTAATTGCATATTTTATGGACCTCCTGGAACGGGGAAAACAACACTTGCTAATATAATGGCAAAATATGTTGACAAGAAATTTTATAAAATAAATGCAACAATAGCAAATTTAAGTGATATAAAAGAAATAACAAACGATTCATTAAATTTATTAAATTATAATGGTATTGTTTTATATATTGATGAAATACAGGATTTTAATAAAAAGCAGCAACAGTCGCTTCTTGAATTTATAGAGGATGGACGAATTACGTTAATTGCAAGCACTACTGAAAATCCTTTTTTTGTTTTACATAAAGCTATTATAAGTAGATGTAATATATTTAAATTTGAACCTTTAGAGACTGAAGATATTATAGATGGACTTCAAAAAGCAGTAAAAAAGCTTATAGATAAAGGAATAAAAGTTGAATGTGATGATGATGCTTTTAAATATATAGCAGATATCTCTCAAGGCGATTATAGAAAAGCATATAATATTTTAGAACTTTCAGTAAACTCTCAAGTTAAAGAAATAATTAAAATAGATAAAAAATATGTTGAAAGTTTAGGTCAGTCAAGTATGAGAGCAGATAATAGTGGCGATGAATTTTATAATCTTTTAAGTGCTCTTCAAAAAAGCATACGGGGAAGTGATCCTGATGCATCTATTCACTATCTTGCAAAGCTTGTTAGGAGTGGAAATTTAAATGCAATCGTTAGAAGAATTGGAGTAATAGCTGCAGAAGATATAGGGCTTTCATGTCCAAATGCATTATCTGTAATAAATTCTGGAATTGAACTCTGCTTAAAAATAGGTTTCCCTGAATGTAGAATAGTTTTATCTGAAATGGTTATATATCTTGCAACACTTCCTAAATCAAATAGTGCATATCTTGCAATAGAAAGTGCACTTTCTGATCTAGATAATACTAAATGTAGTGATATGCCAGTATATTTAAAGGATTCACATTATTCTGGTGCTGAAAAATTAGGAGTTACAGGATATAAATATCCTCATGACTATAATTACGATTATGTAAAACAGGAATATATGCCAAAAGAACTTAAAAACAAAAAATATTATATTGAAAAACAGAATAAATATGAGCAAAGTCTTAAAAAATACTGGGAGAAAATTAAGTCTTAA
- a CDS encoding acetyl-CoA carboxylase carboxyltransferase subunit alpha codes for MNKDFILSSSAWDKVQIARYKDRPTGKYYIDNIFTDFIELHGDRNFGDDKSIIGGIGFFLGRPVTVISITKGSNTNENIERNFGMPNPEGYRKALRLMKQAEKFKRPIICLIDTPGAFCGVEAEERGQGEAIARNLFTLARLKTPIISVITGEGGSGGALALAVSDRLLMMENSVFSILSPEGFASILWKDASKAKEAASVMKVTAKDLYDYDIIDKVVKEPRGGAHKNPEKQCEYLKEALSESLNEIINKEKNSLVAERYNKYRKIGNLI; via the coding sequence ATGAATAAAGATTTTATTTTATCGTCTTCTGCTTGGGATAAAGTTCAGATAGCGAGGTATAAAGATAGACCTACTGGAAAATATTATATAGATAATATTTTTACTGATTTTATTGAACTTCATGGTGATAGAAATTTTGGAGATGATAAATCTATTATTGGTGGAATAGGATTCTTTTTAGGCAGACCTGTTACTGTAATTTCAATAACTAAAGGATCAAATACTAATGAAAATATTGAAAGAAATTTTGGTATGCCAAACCCTGAAGGTTATAGAAAAGCTTTAAGGCTTATGAAACAGGCTGAAAAATTTAAAAGACCTATAATATGTTTAATTGATACTCCTGGAGCTTTTTGTGGAGTTGAAGCTGAAGAAAGAGGTCAGGGAGAAGCTATTGCAAGAAACTTATTTACTTTAGCAAGACTTAAAACTCCTATAATTTCTGTAATTACTGGAGAAGGTGGAAGTGGAGGAGCACTTGCACTTGCAGTATCAGATAGACTTTTAATGATGGAAAATTCAGTATTCTCAATTTTATCTCCTGAAGGATTTGCTTCTATCTTATGGAAAGATGCATCAAAAGCTAAAGAAGCTGCTTCTGTAATGAAGGTAACTGCTAAAGATCTTTATGATTATGATATTATAGATAAAGTAGTTAAAGAACCTAGAGGAGGAGCACATAAGAATCCTGAAAAACAGTGTGAATATTTAAAAGAAGCATTAAGTGAGTCTTTAAACGAAATAATAAATAAAGAAAAAAATTCACTAGTTGCTGAAAGATATAATAAGTATCGAAAGATTGGTAATCTTATATAA
- the accD gene encoding acetyl-CoA carboxylase, carboxyltransferase subunit beta: MLKDLFTKKHYATVKQQPQRRSISDEEKPNIPNGMWVRCDKCHELIYYEDLEKNKKVCPKCGHHFRLKAKERIRIFFDTDSFKEMWSDLKTNNPLDFKGYEEKIKKSSLRTESNEGAVTGVGKVNGIEVACAIMDSFFMMGSMGTVVGEKITRLTEYATEKRLPLIIFTTSGGARMQEGMFSLMQMAKVSAALSKHDEAGLLYITVLTDPTTGGVTASFAMLGDIIISEPNALVGFAGRRVIENTINEKLPDTFQKAEFLLEKGFVDAIVKRSELRKCIYKILKIHEVNSDE; this comes from the coding sequence ATGCTTAAAGATTTATTTACAAAAAAACATTATGCTACAGTAAAACAGCAGCCTCAGAGAAGAAGCATTTCAGATGAAGAAAAACCTAATATTCCAAATGGAATGTGGGTTAGATGTGATAAATGTCATGAACTTATATATTATGAAGATTTAGAGAAAAATAAAAAAGTATGTCCAAAGTGTGGTCATCATTTTAGACTTAAAGCTAAAGAAAGAATAAGAATATTTTTTGATACAGATTCATTTAAAGAGATGTGGTCTGACTTAAAGACTAATAATCCTTTAGATTTTAAGGGATATGAAGAAAAGATAAAAAAGAGTAGCTTAAGAACAGAAAGTAACGAAGGAGCAGTTACTGGAGTTGGAAAAGTAAATGGAATAGAAGTTGCATGTGCTATAATGGATAGTTTCTTCATGATGGGAAGTATGGGAACTGTTGTTGGCGAAAAAATAACTAGATTAACTGAATATGCAACAGAAAAACGACTTCCACTTATAATTTTTACAACATCAGGTGGTGCTAGAATGCAGGAAGGAATGTTCTCTCTTATGCAGATGGCAAAGGTGAGTGCTGCTCTTTCAAAACATGATGAAGCTGGACTTTTATATATTACAGTTTTAACTGATCCTACAACTGGAGGAGTTACTGCAAGTTTTGCTATGCTTGGAGATATTATTATAAGTGAACCTAATGCTCTTGTAGGATTTGCAGGAAGAAGAGTAATTGAAAATACAATTAATGAGAAACTTCCTGATACTTTTCAAAAGGCAGAATTTTTACTTGAGAAAGGTTTTGTAGATGCAATTGTAAAGAGATCTGAGCTTAGAAAATGTATATATAAAATATTAAAGATACATGAGGTGAATTCTGATGAATAA
- a CDS encoding acetyl-CoA carboxylase biotin carboxylase subunit, protein MFKKVLIANRGEIAVRIIRACREMGISTVAVYSDIDKEALHTQLADEAVCIGPAAPKDSYLNIAAILSACVLTGADAIHPGFGFLSENSKFAKMCKECNIKFIGPDYQAMDLMGNKAKAREVMKKAGVPVVPGYEGKIENELQALSIAKEIGYPIMIKASAGGGGKGIRVVNNDEEFLLGYKTAKREAKVCFDDDTLYLEKFVDHPKHIEFQILADEHGNVVHLFERECSMQRKNQKVLEEAPSNVLTPELREKMGNIAVRAAKAVNYKNAGTIEFLFDRDNNFYFMEMNTRIQVEHPITEMITGVDLVKEQLKIASGEKLSFSQKDLKILGHAIECRINAEDPKHDFRPCPGVIKEFCLPGGMGIRVDSAAFSGYKIPYCYDSMMAKIIAYGKSRKEAIVKMDRALSEFAIGGVKTNIDFELEILSSDEFIRGDYNTSTLKEKMVKTDA, encoded by the coding sequence ATGTTTAAAAAAGTTTTAATAGCGAACAGAGGAGAAATAGCAGTAAGAATAATAAGAGCATGTAGAGAAATGGGCATTTCAACTGTTGCTGTTTATTCTGATATAGATAAAGAAGCACTTCATACTCAGCTTGCAGATGAAGCTGTATGTATAGGACCAGCAGCACCTAAAGACAGCTATTTAAATATAGCAGCTATATTAAGTGCATGTGTTTTAACTGGTGCGGATGCTATACACCCAGGATTCGGATTTTTATCTGAAAACTCAAAATTTGCTAAGATGTGTAAAGAGTGCAATATAAAATTTATAGGCCCTGATTATCAGGCAATGGATCTTATGGGAAACAAAGCTAAGGCAAGAGAAGTAATGAAAAAGGCTGGAGTTCCTGTAGTTCCTGGATATGAAGGAAAGATAGAAAATGAATTGCAGGCACTAAGCATTGCTAAAGAAATAGGATATCCTATTATGATAAAAGCTTCTGCAGGTGGTGGTGGAAAAGGAATCAGAGTCGTTAATAATGATGAAGAATTCCTTTTAGGATATAAAACTGCAAAAAGAGAAGCTAAAGTATGTTTTGATGATGATACATTATATCTTGAAAAATTTGTAGACCATCCAAAGCATATTGAATTTCAAATTCTTGCTGATGAACATGGGAATGTAGTACATTTATTCGAAAGAGAATGTTCTATGCAAAGAAAGAATCAGAAAGTTTTAGAAGAAGCACCATCTAATGTATTAACACCAGAACTTAGAGAAAAAATGGGAAATATAGCTGTTAGAGCTGCAAAGGCTGTTAACTATAAAAATGCCGGAACAATAGAATTTTTATTTGATAGAGATAATAATTTTTATTTTATGGAAATGAATACAAGAATACAGGTTGAACATCCTATAACAGAAATGATTACTGGTGTTGACCTTGTAAAAGAACAGCTTAAAATTGCATCTGGAGAGAAATTATCATTTTCTCAAAAAGATTTAAAAATACTAGGTCATGCTATTGAGTGTAGAATTAATGCAGAAGATCCAAAACATGATTTTAGACCATGCCCTGGTGTAATTAAAGAGTTCTGCCTTCCTGGAGGAATGGGAATAAGAGTTGATTCTGCTGCATTTAGTGGATATAAGATTCCATACTGTTATGATTCAATGATGGCAAAAATAATTGCATATGGAAAAAGCAGAAAAGAAGCAATTGTAAAAATGGATAGAGCACTTTCTGAATTTGCAATAGGTGGAGTAAAAACAAATATAGATTTTGAACTTGAGATATTATCTTCAGACGAATTTATAAGAGGAGATTATAATACATCTACGCTTAAAGAAAAGATGGTGAAGACTGATGCTTAA
- the fabZ gene encoding 3-hydroxyacyl-ACP dehydratase FabZ: MLDIEQIREILPHRYPLLLVDRVTEIVEGKSVKGYKNLTANEEFFQGHFPQKPVMPGVLMIEALAQTGAVAILRMDEFKGKLPILAGTNKVRFKRQVIPGDRLDLECEIVRLKGHIGIGKGKASVDGNLACEAEILFAIE, encoded by the coding sequence ATGCTTGATATTGAACAGATAAGAGAAATTTTACCTCATAGATATCCACTTTTATTAGTAGATAGAGTAACTGAAATAGTAGAAGGAAAGTCAGTAAAAGGATATAAAAATCTTACAGCTAATGAAGAATTTTTTCAGGGACATTTCCCACAAAAACCTGTAATGCCAGGAGTTCTTATGATAGAAGCTTTAGCACAGACTGGAGCTGTTGCAATTCTTAGAATGGACGAATTTAAAGGGAAATTACCAATACTTGCAGGAACAAATAAAGTGAGATTTAAAAGACAAGTAATTCCTGGAGATAGACTCGATTTAGAATGCGAAATTGTAAGACTTAAAGGACACATTGGAATAGGAAAAGGAAAAGCAAGTGTTGATGGGAATCTTGCATGTGAAGCGGAAATACTATTTGCTATAGAGTAG